AATTGAGTTCAGGCAAGAAGAATTAGTTTGCTGAGGGATGAGGCAGGCAAGTTCACACAGCGAAAGGTTTCTTCCCGGAGGCGAGGGTGCGGTAATGCTAGAGGTTTAAGGGGAGGGGCAAGGCTGAGGTGTGGCAAAGCGCACCTCATCTGGgcatttacatgcacacacgatcacacacacacacaaaaaacctgTAACTCTGATGACAGAGCAACGCAGCCTACATACATCTTCTCTATGCAAATGCAAGGAAGACACATGGAGCAGATTCTTTCAGTTCTCCAGTGACGACAGAACCAAAAGTCTCTGGCCTGAAAGGCATTGGTTATTACAAGAGCCTTTAGAGTGGTAAAGTCACACATAGGTGTGGCTCGATGGATCAAGTGAGTAAAGTAAAATAAGGATGtcaaacatctctgttttccTGGAGAGAAGTAAGCCAAATCATGAATAAAAGGGACAGCTAATATAATCTATCCTGAGGCCGTCTGCATCTGCACGAAGAGGGGGTTGGGATTTATGGAAACTTTTATGAGTGGAACACGGACAAGAGAGCaaaatgagagaagaagaagaatggaagTAAAGAAAACGGCTGTGTTAGCTAAAAGGAGGGTGCTGCTGTTTCATGCACTGatgctgcctcctcctgtcctcctgcaCTCATGCCACATAGCAGGTGCCCATGGCTATTTGCCTTTcctattagatttttttatttgcagttatGATAAAATGGTCATATTCCAAGCAATATCTTTATCCAGCTGTTGGTGGATCTTAACTTCTGAAATGATTTTTACCTTTTAGGTGCGATTCctggagcagcagaacaaaatGCTGGAGACCAAGTGGAgcctgctgcaggagcagacCACCTCCCGCTCCAACATCGACGCCATGTTCGAGGCCTACATCGCCAACCTGCGCAGACAGCTGGATGGACTCGGCAACGAGAAGGTCAAGCTGGAGGGAGAGCTGAAAAACATGCAGGGACTGGTGGAGGATTTCAAGAACAAGTGAGTTCACACCAGGGAAGGAATCCAAGTGTGTGGTGTCTTTGAACAGACCTACAGGACTTGATTTCTACATTAATTTTCCGTCAGCTCATTCTTCCTCCATTTGTTTGCATCAGATATGAAGATGAAATCAACAAGCGTGCTGGTGTGGAAAATGAGTTTGTGCTCCTCAAGAAGGTGAGAGAAATCCTGCAATCATTAAGCCAGGCATTCCAGCTTCAAGGATGGATCATTGCTTTTCCTCCAAACCATCACCAATGCAAAACACTTCCTTCTTCTCCACTTACAGGATGTAGACGGTGCCTACATGAACAAAGTTGAGCTAGAGGCCAAGGTTGATGCCCTTCAGGATGAGATTAACTTCCTCAGAAGTGTCTACGAGGCGGTAAGCTAAATAAACCACACCTCAGTCCTGTTAGGTCTGTTGTTTCATGTATGCAACCAGCGGAGACAGAtaaccaaataaaacacaaacaatagtAACAGATTTCAGTCGTGCCTCTACTCATACTTtcaatataattttaataattactGTTGTCTCTTCTTCAGGAACTGAATGAACTCCAGGGACAGATCAAGGACACTTCAGTCATTGTGTCGATGGACAACAGCCGCAACCTTGACATGGATGCTATTGTGGCTGACGTCAGGGCACAGTATGAGGACATCGCTAAACGCAACCGTGCCGATGCGGAATCCTGGTATCAGCAGAAGGTAGGTAGATAGAGACAGCAATCATACCAACAACTCCAATATGAAACACACATACCTACAAAAATGTCTGTGGAGCCTGTAATAATAGTTATTTTTCATCGTGTTCCTTCAGTTCCAGGAGATGGAGAGCAATGCCGGCTCGGCCGGAGAAGACCTCCGCAACACTAAGACTGAGATTGCTGAGCTCAACCGTATGATTTCACGCCTCCAGAATGAGATTGAGTCAGTCAAGGGACAGGTAAGCTCACAGTTACACGTGGTTTACCTTGAGCTCAGTTGAGTTATAGACTTATCATCTATgcacaaaatattcaaaatgatgCAGGCTTCcagaacatgttaaaaaccaGATGAACATGTAGAAATATCACACCTGAAACCTCTGCCAACTTTCCAACTTCTCAGCGTGGCAACCTGGAGGCCCAGATCGCTGAGGCTGAGGAGCGTGGTGAGCTGGCTGTCAAGGACGCCAAGGCCCGTATCAGGGACCTAGAAGAGGCCCTGCAGAGAGCCAAACAGGACATGACCCGCCAGGTCCGTGAGTACCAGGAGCTC
The sequence above is drawn from the Hippoglossus hippoglossus isolate fHipHip1 chromosome 7, fHipHip1.pri, whole genome shotgun sequence genome and encodes:
- the LOC117764910 gene encoding intermediate filament protein ON3-like isoform X1, producing the protein MSYGSSTRVSMGSIRTAGGGGGGGGGGGGRRSFSSQSAIVKGGSVRQSFSSGSMLKSSMGGGSFGGGGGGFGGGGGGGGGGGGYGGGGGGSVLFSSGGAYGSFGGGGGGMIVPTIANVQCNQSLLAPLNLQIDPDISVIRTEEKNQIRGLNNRFASFIDKVRFLEQQNKMLETKWSLLQEQTTSRSNIDAMFEAYIANLRRQLDGLGNEKVKLEGELKNMQGLVEDFKNKYEDEINKRAGVENEFVLLKKDVDGAYMNKVELEAKVDALQDEINFLRSVYEAELNELQGQIKDTSVIVSMDNSRNLDMDAIVADVRAQYEDIAKRNRADAESWYQQKFQEMESNAGSAGEDLRNTKTEIAELNRMISRLQNEIESVKGQRGNLEAQIAEAEERGELAVKDAKARIRDLEEALQRAKQDMTRQVREYQELMNVKLALDIEIATYRKLLEGEECRITAGPVSATVHMQSTSSSFGKY
- the LOC117764910 gene encoding intermediate filament protein ON3-like isoform X2; this encodes MSYGSSTRVSMGSIRTAGGGGGGGGGGGGRRSFSSQSAIVKGGSVRQSFSSGSMLKSSMGGGSFGGGGGGFGGGGGGGGGGGGYGGGGGGSVLFSSGGAYGSFGGGGGGMIVPTIANVQCNQSLLAPLNLQIDPDISVIRTEEKNQIRGLNNRFASFIDKVRFLEQQNKMLETKWSLLQEQTTSRSNIDAMFEAYIANLRRQLDGLGNEKVKLEGELKNMQGLVEDFKNKYEDEINKRAGVENEFVLLKKDVDGAYMNKVELEAKVDALQDEINFLRSVYEAELNELQGQIKDTSVIVSMDNSRNLDMDAIVADVRAQYEDIAKRNRADAESWYQQKFQEMESNAGSAGEDLRNTKTEIAELNRMISRLQNEIESVKGQRGNLEAQIAEAEERGELAVKDAKARIRDLEEALQRAKQDMTRQVREYQELMNVKLALDIEIATYRKLLEGEEDRITAGPVSATVHMQSTSSSFGKY